A genome region from Deltaproteobacteria bacterium includes the following:
- a CDS encoding MBL fold metallo-hydrolase — translation MGVAAGWICRAAIPILSIAMSFQTAYGGRLPVNEPANQLLILYDNYTLKKSLTPAWGFSCLITLPKYQILFDTGGDPSILTRNMQELDLDCRKIDAVALSHVHGDHVGGLSGFLQQRQDITVYLPKSFPEDFKQALRRMGTSVEEIAGPRMIHPGVYTTGELGHGLKEQSLVLKTRRGLVIITGCAHPGIVEIVEHATAVFKDKVYLLAGGFHLMGYSLSELKKIAKRLDALKVEKIAPCHCSGDETRNFFKEYYKDNYITCATGLLLSLPELEQ, via the coding sequence ATGGGAGTTGCGGCCGGATGGATATGCCGGGCCGCGATTCCCATCCTATCGATCGCCATGTCATTTCAGACCGCTTACGGAGGGAGGCTTCCAGTGAATGAACCTGCCAATCAGCTCTTGATCCTCTATGACAACTACACATTGAAAAAATCTCTGACGCCCGCATGGGGCTTTTCCTGTCTCATCACGCTCCCGAAGTATCAAATCCTCTTCGATACGGGCGGAGACCCTTCGATACTCACCCGGAATATGCAGGAACTCGACCTGGATTGCCGAAAGATAGACGCCGTGGCCCTCTCCCATGTCCATGGGGACCATGTGGGGGGACTGTCGGGATTCCTTCAGCAGCGGCAGGACATTACCGTCTATCTCCCAAAATCCTTTCCGGAAGACTTCAAGCAAGCCCTCCGCCGGATGGGGACGTCTGTCGAGGAGATCGCCGGTCCCCGGATGATCCATCCCGGCGTCTACACCACCGGAGAACTCGGCCATGGGCTGAAGGAGCAGTCGCTCGTCCTGAAAACCCGTCGCGGCCTGGTCATTATCACGGGCTGCGCCCATCCCGGCATTGTGGAGATCGTGGAGCATGCCACAGCGGTTTTCAAAGACAAGGTGTACCTCCTTGCCGGGGGCTTTCACCTGATGGGGTATTCTCTGTCTGAGTTGAAGAAAATTGCCAAGCGGCTGGATGCCCTCAAGGTGGAAAAGATCGCCCCCTGTCATTGCAGCGGCGATGAGACCAGGAACTTCTTCAAGGAGTACTACAAAGACAATTATATCACCTGTGCAACGGGGCTCCTCCTGAGCCTGCCGGAGCTTGAACAATGA
- a CDS encoding transglutaminase family protein, with translation MKIYLRPTYAIDSDHGSIAETAQRVTSGCSGNADKAVALFHFVRDSIHYNVFMISVFKEDFKASRVLEWGKGYCVQKAVLLTALGRAAGIPSRMAFAKITNHRVPPHIYEKLGVNTFPRHGYNQFFLNGRWVNAAATFDKTLCDNNGLPVVEFDGKHDAILPEKDLRGEPYIEYIEKFPPADDFPFDWIVERIARIVGPDKRPWLKREDEVSLPNSVRTLSTE, from the coding sequence ATGAAAATCTATCTGCGTCCGACATATGCCATTGATTCCGACCACGGGAGCATTGCGGAAACGGCACAGCGTGTCACAAGCGGGTGTTCCGGCAATGCGGACAAGGCCGTCGCGCTCTTTCATTTTGTCAGGGATTCGATCCATTATAATGTCTTCATGATTTCCGTGTTCAAGGAGGATTTCAAGGCGTCCAGGGTGCTGGAATGGGGCAAGGGCTACTGCGTACAAAAGGCCGTTCTCCTGACAGCGCTTGGAAGGGCTGCCGGCATCCCGAGCCGGATGGCCTTTGCCAAGATCACCAACCACCGGGTGCCTCCTCACATATATGAGAAGCTGGGCGTCAATACCTTTCCCCGGCACGGATACAACCAATTTTTCCTGAATGGCCGATGGGTGAACGCCGCTGCCACATTCGACAAAACCCTGTGCGACAACAACGGTCTCCCTGTGGTGGAATTCGATGGAAAACACGATGCCATATTGCCTGAAAAGGACCTTCGAGGAGAGCCTTATATCGAGTATATCGAAAAGTTCCCCCCTGCAGACGACTTTCCCTTTGACTGGATTGTCGAGAGGATTGCGCGGATCGTAGGGCCGGACAAGCGGCCGTGGCTCAAAAGGGAGGATGAGGTCAGCCTTCCCAATTCGGTGAGAACGCTCTCCACGGAATAG
- a CDS encoding DUF134 domain-containing protein, with translation MPRPRKLRFVQGHPIVDAFIPNSVPPWGREEVTLSIEGLEAIRLVDLQRMDQETAAQMMNVSRPTFGRILAEARAIVADALVMGKMLRIEGGHYDMPPRGRGRHRRGRGGAF, from the coding sequence ATGCCGAGGCCCAGAAAACTCAGATTTGTGCAGGGACATCCCATTGTGGACGCCTTTATTCCGAACAGCGTGCCGCCCTGGGGACGAGAGGAAGTGACCCTTTCCATAGAGGGCCTCGAGGCCATCCGGTTAGTCGATCTTCAAAGGATGGACCAGGAGACGGCAGCGCAAATGATGAATGTCTCGCGTCCGACATTCGGGAGGATCCTGGCCGAGGCGAGGGCCATAGTGGCCGACGCCCTGGTTATGGGAAAAATGCTCAGAATCGAGGGCGGGCATTATGACATGCCGCCCAGGGGAAGAGGACGACACCGCAGGGGAAGAGGCGGTGCATTTTAG
- a CDS encoding DUF5320 domain-containing protein → MPGFDGTGPMGAGPMTGGGWGNCNPSGRYYGAPRYGLGRGFRGGFGRGRGAWGYGRGFGRQGAYAPAAGWYGPAYAAPYGNPYCMTPDDEMNMLRDEANGIKNELDAINKRIEELESKSSAS, encoded by the coding sequence ATGCCGGGATTCGATGGAACAGGACCCATGGGCGCAGGACCCATGACCGGAGGAGGCTGGGGCAACTGCAATCCTTCCGGAAGGTATTATGGAGCGCCGCGATACGGCCTGGGCCGTGGTTTCAGAGGCGGCTTTGGCCGTGGCAGAGGCGCATGGGGATATGGGAGAGGCTTTGGCCGGCAGGGGGCGTATGCCCCTGCAGCAGGATGGTACGGACCTGCTTATGCTGCGCCTTATGGGAATCCGTATTGCATGACCCCTGATGACGAGATGAACATGCTCAGAGATGAGGCGAACGGCATCAAGAATGAACTGGATGCCATTAATAAGCGAATTGAAGAGCTTGAGTCGAAATCCTCGGCATCATAA
- a CDS encoding DUF5320 domain-containing protein, translating to MPRFNGTGPNGMGPMTGRGRGPCNPSQAGLGPGTSSGFQTPVTGYGRGLGNGRGQGQGRGLGRGRGRASGQRGNFPMRGNR from the coding sequence ATGCCAAGATTCAATGGAACAGGCCCGAATGGTATGGGCCCGATGACAGGACGGGGCCGAGGGCCCTGCAATCCTTCCCAGGCCGGTTTGGGTCCGGGCACGTCATCCGGTTTCCAGACTCCGGTAACCGGTTATGGACGGGGACTCGGTAACGGCCGGGGTCAGGGACAGGGCCGAGGCCTTGGAAGAGGCCGCGGCAGAGCCTCCGGCCAGAGAGGAAATTTTCCTATGCGAGGGAACCGCTAA